The Paenibacillus sp. MBLB1832 genome has a window encoding:
- a CDS encoding MATE family efflux transporter — MKGIESAASWTKLSLFPVTWPIFIDSVLRMMLGTADVFMLSRISDEVTGAVGLANEIIVFCILMFGFVGIGTSVAVAQHLGAGKVKEASHISALAITINFIFGAIVSIALITFAEPLMHLMNLAPEQIAIAKKYLNLISAFIWIEALSYAISSILRSNGHTRDVMYVTLGVNVIHVVGNSLLIFGNLGFPEWGVTGAAVSTIVSRLAGLIVLLVILYRRLQVPILLKHYMSFDRRIMKQILSVGLPAAGEHISWQSQYLMIFSFINIIGATALSAHVYVMNVTNYFISLGMAIGMGTEIIVGHMVGAGAFKEAYHKLLRSLKITFLVTFIVVSITAIFRKGLLGLFTENQDIIAMGSMILLLSIILEPGRTFNLVVINSLRAAGDARFPVLMGVVSMWGIAVPLAYWLGIRMEMGLLGVWIAFTADEWVRGLLMYVRWRSRIWQTKALVKPHGETIAS, encoded by the coding sequence ATGAAAGGCATAGAATCAGCCGCGTCCTGGACGAAACTCAGTCTCTTCCCGGTGACCTGGCCGATTTTTATAGATTCTGTCCTGCGTATGATGCTAGGCACGGCGGATGTGTTCATGCTGAGCCGCATTTCGGATGAAGTGACAGGTGCCGTGGGTTTGGCGAATGAAATTATTGTATTTTGCATTCTGATGTTCGGGTTTGTCGGGATTGGTACGAGTGTGGCCGTTGCGCAGCATTTGGGCGCGGGGAAAGTGAAGGAAGCAAGCCATATTTCGGCGCTGGCGATCACGATTAATTTCATTTTCGGCGCCATCGTAAGTATCGCATTAATCACCTTTGCTGAACCCTTGATGCATCTCATGAATTTGGCTCCAGAGCAAATTGCGATTGCGAAAAAGTATCTGAATTTGATCTCAGCTTTTATATGGATCGAGGCGCTTTCCTACGCGATTTCTTCCATTCTACGCTCTAACGGACATACGCGGGACGTTATGTATGTGACGCTAGGTGTGAATGTGATTCACGTCGTGGGGAACAGTCTTTTGATTTTCGGTAACCTTGGATTCCCAGAGTGGGGAGTTACCGGGGCGGCGGTTTCAACCATCGTCAGTCGGTTAGCCGGTCTCATTGTCCTTTTAGTTATCCTATACAGACGCTTGCAAGTACCAATTCTATTAAAACATTATATGAGTTTTGATCGGCGCATTATGAAGCAAATTCTCAGTGTTGGGCTCCCGGCTGCAGGTGAGCATATCTCGTGGCAGTCGCAGTATTTAATGATTTTCAGCTTTATTAATATTATTGGGGCTACCGCTTTGAGCGCACATGTGTACGTCATGAATGTGACAAACTATTTCATCTCGCTCGGCATGGCGATCGGAATGGGAACTGAAATTATTGTCGGCCATATGGTCGGTGCAGGCGCTTTCAAAGAGGCCTATCACAAATTGCTTCGCAGCCTCAAGATCACGTTTCTCGTCACTTTCATCGTGGTTAGCATCACCGCGATATTTCGGAAAGGCCTGCTTGGCCTGTTCACGGAAAATCAGGACATCATAGCGATGGGGTCGATGATCCTCTTGCTGTCTATCATTTTAGAGCCTGGCAGGACATTCAATTTGGTTGTTATCAATTCATTGCGAGCAGCGGGTGATGCTAGATTCCCAGTTTTGATGGGCGTTGTATCGATGTGGGGGATCGCGGTGCCATTGGCATACTGGCTAGGCATTCGGATGGAAATGGGCTTGCTCGGGGTGTGGATTGCGTTTACCGCGGATGAATGGGTACGAGGATTGCTTATGTATGTACGCTGGAGAAGCCGAATTTGGCAAACGAAAGCGCTCGTGAAACCTCACGGTGAAACGATCGCCAGCTAA